The Mesorhizobium sp. AR02 genomic interval TGACCAGCAGGTCGATCGCCTCCCATTCGCCGGCAAGCTGGCTGGCGAAGGCTTCGACCGAGGCGAGGTCGGCAAGGTCGAGGTGGGCATAGCGCACGGTGGCACCGGGAATGGCGGCCCGCACGCGACCCAGCGCGTCCTTGCCCTTGGCTTCGTTGCGTCCGGTCATCAGCACGTCCGCGCCGGCCTTCGCGAGCGCCAGCGCTGTCTCGTAACCGAGGCCGCCTGTGGCGCCGGTGATCACCACCTTGCGTCCCTGCTGGGGCGGGATGTCGTGCGTGGTCCAGGTGCTCATGACTGGCTCCCTCGCGACAGGAACGACAGGTCGACGCCTTCGATATCGATGGAGGTGCTGACCGGCGCCCATTCCTTCGCCGCCTGCTGGCGCGCCGCTTCCGCCTGGGCAAAGACATGCAAGGCATCGCTGCCAAGGATCAGGTGAGCGGGCAAGCTGTCACGCTTGGTGAGATCGACGACGACGTCAGCCACCTTTTTCGGATCACCGATGGCGTTGCCGGCATAGGCCTTGAGCATGCCGAGGATGGCGCCGACGGTTGGCTCATAGTCGGGCAGCAAGGCCGGGGCGTTGGCCATGGCGGTTGCTCCCCAGTCGGTGCGCATGCCGCCCGGCTCGACCGCGATTATCTTGACGCCGAACGGGGCAAGCTCCAGCGCCAGGACTTCAGTGAAGCCGCCAACCGCCCATTTGGCCGCCTGATAGGCGCTCAGCCCCGCCGTGCCGACGCGGCCGCCGACCGAGGAAATGTTGATGATGTGGCCCGAGCGCCGGGCGCGCATGGCCGGGATCGCGGCGCGGGTGAGATTGACGACGCCGTAGAGATTGGTGTCGATCTGCGCCCGGAAATCCGCCTCTTCGGTCTGCTCGAAGGGGCTGATATGGCCGAAGCCGGCATTGTTGACGAGCACGTCCAGGCGGCCGAACGTCTCCAGGGCAAAGTCCACCGCGGCCTGCGCGGCGGTGGCGTCGGTAACGTCGAGCGCAAAGCCGCGCAACTGCCCGGGGTAGCGGCTTTCGAGATCGGCGAGGCGACCGACATCGCGGGCCGTCGCCACGACGCTGTTGCCTGCGGCAAGGGCCGCCTCGGTAATATCGCGCCCGAGTCCGCGGGCGCTGCCGGTAATCAGCCAGACTTTCGACATTGTCTTGTTCCTTCAGGGGTTTGCCGTATAAAAGAGTGAGTAGGCACTCATTTTTGCGAGTGAATTGATGCTGTCTTTCGGTGACCTGCTTCGGTGCCGATTGAGACTGTGGCTCGCTACTTCGAGATGCCGTTCCAGAAAAACGCGAAGCCGGCCTCCTTGTACTGTTCGCGTTGCCGGGGATCGCGGGCGATGAATTCGAGCGTTGTCTCCGCCAGCGCCTCGAAAATGCCTCCGGCAAAAGCCATCGAGCAGCCCTTCGGGCCGCCGTCGGCAAGGCTTTCCTCGATCATGGTGTTGATGTCGCCGAACCCCGCGTTGCCCTGTTGCCTGCTCTGTTCCGTGATCCGCTCGGAGACGCTGAGCTGGCGCATGGCCTTGCGCTTCATCTGGTATTTCGCTCCCCAGTCGATGAAGTTATTCCAGACGTGACGGCAGCGCTCGCGCAAGCTGGCCTGCGACGGATAGGCTGTCAGCAGGGCCTTGCCGAGATCGGCCTTGATCTCGAGGTAGAGCTGGTTGAGCAGCTCATCCTTGCTGGCGAAGTAATTGAAGAGCGTGCCTTCGGAGAGGCCGGCATCCCTGGCGATCTTTGCCGTGGCCGCGCCGGTGCCGAGCGTCGCCACCAGGGTGGCGGCCGATGCCAGGATTGCGTCGCGCTTTTCTTCGCTGAGGGGGCGGGCCATGTTGGAGCCGGATTGAGTGAGTGGTCACTCATTTATTGAGGCACGCACAAAATGTCAAGGGCGGGGGAGCCATCCGGATTGTTGCCCGTTGGTATCAGCGCCTTGCCGTCGGCGAAGGTTGCACGCCGGCTCAATATATCAGACCATGGCTGTTGGCAGGGAGAGACATCAAATAGTGGCCAATCGTCGAAACGGCACGGCGTCGGCGCCTCAAGGGCTGGACGACATTCTTGCGGCCGCCGCGCCCCATCCGCGAACCTCGTTGCCCAATGTGGCGACCACCGTCACGACGGTGGCGGCGCTCTATTTCGGGCGCGAGGTTTTCCTGCCGATCGCCATCGCGCTGCTTTTGACCTTCGCGCTGGCGCCGCTTGTCTCGGCGCTCAAACGGGTCGGCATTCCCCGGATTGCCGCTGTCATTGCCTGCGTGCTCGGCGCTTTCGCGGCACTGGCCCTGTTCAGCTTCATCGTCGCCACGCAGGTCAGCGAACTGGCGCAGAACATCCCGGTCTACCAAACCAACATCCTGGCCAAGATCCGGTCGCTCAAGGAAACCGGCGTCGGGGGCGGGATCATCACCAGATTGAGCAGCGTGGTCGAGCGTGTCGGCCAGGAGATCAACCGGCAGGATGCGTCGCTACCGGCCGCCACCCCCGACAAGCCGCCGCGTGAGCCGGTGCCGGTCGAGATCGTCTCGCGCGAGAGGCCGCTCGAAGTCCTGCAGAACATCGTCGGCCCGCTGATCAGCCCGCTCGGATCGGCGGGGCTGATCATCGTCGTCGTCATCTTCATGCTGCTCGAGCGGGAGGATCTGCGCGACCGCTTCATCCGGCTTGTCGGTTACGGCGACCTTCACCGCACCACAGAGGCGCTTCGCGATGCGGGAAAAAGGGTCGGCCGCTATCTGCTGATGCAGTTGGTCGTCAACATCGTCTACGCCATACCGATTACGGTCGGGCTGTGGATCCTCGGCATTCCCAATGCCCTGCTTTGGGGGCTGCTGGCGCTGGCGCTGCGTTTCGTTCCCTATATCGGCCCGGTCATCGGCGCGCTGCTGCCGTTGTTCCTGGCGCTGGCCGTGGCGCCCGGCTGGTCGCTTGTCCTGTGGACGGCCGCCCTGTTCGTGGTGATGGAACTGGTCACCGGCAACGTCGTCGAACCCTGGCTTTACGGGTCGCGAACCGGACTGTCGCCGCTGGCGATCATCGTTGCGGCGATCTTCTGGACGTGGCTCTGGGGGCCGCTCGGGCTGGTGCTGTCGACGCCGCTCACCGTCTGCCTGGTGGTGCTGGGCAGGCACGTGCCGCAGTTTGAATTCCTCGACGTGCTGTTTGGCAACGAGCCGGTGCTCGAACCGCATGCGCGACTTTACCAACGTCTGTTGGCCGGTGATCCGGAGGAGGCCACCGACCATGCCGAGGAGATGCTCGAGGAAAAATATCTGGTCGAATTCTACGACAAGGTCGCCATTCCGGCCCTTCTGCTGGGCGAGCGGGACCGTGTGCGCGGCGTCATGGGCGACCTGCAAAGACGGCAAGTGGCGGCCAGTGCGCTCGCGCTGGTGGCCAATCTCGAAGACGATGCGAAAGAGGAAGCAGCCGAGGACGAAAGCCCGCACGTGGCCGGAGAAGCCGGCGACCATGCCGATGCCACCGACGAGGACGAGGCCGACCTGCCCGACGGCACCGGTATGTCGGTGCTTTGCGCCGGCGGGCGAGGGGAACTCGACGATGCAGCCGCGGCGATGCTGGCGCAGGTGCTGGAAGTCCAGGGGGCGACCGCGCCGAAGGCGGGCTTTGCCGACATGGAACCGGCAAGCATCCGCGGCCTCGCGCTCGAAACCATCGACACCGTGGTGGTCGGCTTCCTGAACCGCGATTCCGTCAAGCACGCCCGCTTCCTGGTTCGGCGGCTGAAGCGGGCGAAGGCAGCGCTTCGGGTAGGCATCGTGTTCTGGTCGGAGGCCGGCAACGACGACAAGGAGTCCGCCGCCAAGCTCGCCCATGACATCAACGCGGACTTCGTCGCGCACGGCATGGTCGACGCGGTGACGGGCGCGCTGTCGAACGAGCCGCCGGTGGCGCTCAAGCTGGTTGCCAAACGGCGCGCGAGACGGCAGCGGGCGGCGCCTAGGAAGGTGGCGGCGGCTGCAGCGGGTTAGGGGCAAAACCCACGTTCACCCTCGGCCGGCGGCTAACATGGACGAAGGGCGACATCAACAAAGTGCCCCGTACCGATGGTGACCTTGGCCTCAAATCCAAGCTTCGCTAGAGTTCGCAGCATGCTGAACGCCATTCACCACGTCGCGCTGATCTGCACCGACTACGACCGGTCGCGACGGTTCTACATAGAACTCCTCGGACTCGATTTGATCCGGGAGGTCTATCGGGAGGAGCGGCAGTCATGGAAGGCGGATTTGCGGATCGGGCCCGTCCAGCTGGAATTGTTCTCCTTCCCTGCACCGGCAATGCGGCCGTCCCATCCAGAGGCGACAGGCCTGAGACATCTGGCATTTGCCGTGGCGAATCTTGATCCCGTAATTATGCGCCTGGAAGCCGCCGGCGTTGCCGTTGAGCCAATCCGGATCGACCCATACACAGACCAACGGTTTACCTTTTTCAGCGACCCAGATGGATTGCCGCTGGAACTCTACGAAGCGCCGTAAGGAACGGTTCGCTTTCGCGACCACGGCATCCACATCTACCCTTGCAGGTTCGAGGCGACACCGTTGTCGCTTACCAAAATTCGGGCGCTGTGCCCATGTCAAAACCGATTGCGAAGATCAGCAGGTTTGCTTACAACCGATTGCATAACGCAATCAGATTCGCTCGGATACGGCGCGCAAGGAAAGGAAGTGGGCATGGCCAGGCTTGTGTTCGGAATGAACCAGTCGCTGGACGGTTACGTCGACCATACGGGATTCGCGCCAGGCCCTGCGCTGTTTCGCCACTTCATCGAGGAGGCGGAGCGACAGGCGGGCAGTGTGTACGGTCGCCAAATTTATGAGATCATGCGTTACTGGGACGATGATCGTCCCGAATGGAATGCGGATGAGCACGCCTTCGCGGCGGCGTGGCGCAAGCAGCCGAAATGGGTCGTCTCGCGCACGTTGAAATCGGTCGGCCCTAACGCGCGGCTTGTCGAGGGTGATCTGGAGAGCGCGATCCGCGCGCTCAAGGCCGAGCGCGACGGGGAGATCGAAGTTGCCGGCCCGGGCCTGGCGCGAAGCCTCACAGACCTTGGCCTGATCGACGAGTATCGGATCTATCTGCACCCCGTCGTGCTTGGTGGCGGCAAGCCATATTTCGCCGGACCCCGGCCGCCGCTCCGTCTCACTGCTCATGATCGGATGGGCGGGGACGTGATCAGGTTGACTTACGTTCCTGCTTGATCCCGTGACCCGTCGGACGGAGCCGGATTCCGGTTTTCGGGATCAAGCGCCGGTCGTCTACCGATCCACCATCGCCATGCCGCGCTCGCCATAGCGCGGGCCGGAGATTTTCCTGGCGCCAGTGCCTCGTCCAGCGCGGCCATTTCGGCGGCGTCGAGCTTCAGCGCAGCGGCGGCGACATTCTCCTCCAGATATTTTCTCCGCTTTGCGCCTCATGCACGAACCCGCTTCGCGGGAGGGTCGCCTCGACCTGAGATGGCGCGACAGGCATTTGACTTGAGCGGGTAGAGGCGTCGATCTGACCATGGAGTTCCCTTCAACGAGGAACTCGCCATGGCTACCCTGTCGACCGATGCACCAATCTCTCCGCTTCGCCAGCGCATGCAGCACGACATGCTCATGCGTGGCCTGGGCTCCCATACCCAGCAGGACTACGTTCGTCACGTCCGGCGCTTCGCTGTGTTCCTTGGCCGCTCGCCGGACACTGCGACGGCTGAGGACATCCGCCGATTCCAGCTGCATCAGCATGAGAGCGGCGTCGGCCCTGCGACGATCAATGGCGCGGTCTCGGCATTGCGGTTCCTGTTCCTCGTGACGCTGAAGCGGCGGGATCTGGCGCGCGCGCTGGTGATTATGAGGTATCAGCGCAAGCTGCCCGACGTGCTGAGCGTGGAGGAAGCGGCGCGGCTGCTCGAAGCGGCGCCAGGCATCAAGTACAAGGCCGCGCTCGGTGTCGCCTATGGCGCTGGTCTGCGCGTGTCCGAGGTCGCGCACCTCAAGGTCGACGACATCGATAGCACACGCATGCTGATCCGCGTTGAACAGGGCAAGGGACGCAGGGACCGCAACGCCATGCTCTCGCCGCAACTTCTGGAACTGCTGCGGCTGTGGTGGCGCGAAGGCAGGCGGCGCGGGGTGATGCTCCCGCATGGCTGGCTGCTCCCAGGGCGCAGCTGCACGGCGCCGATCTCGTCGCGGCAACTGCATCGCGCGGTCCAGGAAGCAGCCGAAGTCGCCGGCATCCGCAAGCGCGTCAGCCCGCACACGCTGCGCCACAGCTTCGCCACTCATCTGCTCGAACAGGATGTCGACATCCGCGTCATCCAGGTGCTGCTTGGCCACAGCAAGCTCGATACCACCGCGCTCTACACCAAGGTCTCGACGCGGACGATCCATGCGGTCGCAGGGCCGCTCGACCGGCTGATGGCGCTGATGGAACACAAGACGCCGCCCGGCTGAGCCGTGCGCACCTCTGTCGAGGTCGCCGACATCTTCCGTGCTGCCGGCCCCGCCTATCGGGCCGCCCATGCAGGTCACCTGAGCCTCATCCAGCTCAAGGTGATGTCGGCGATCGAGCATTGCCGCACCGCGGCGCTCGGCGGTCACGTCGAGGCCTGCGAGGACTGCGGCCAATGGCGGATCGCCTATAACAGCTGCCGCAACCGGCACTGTCCCAGGTGCCAGGGCGCGGCCGCGCGTACATGGCTCGCCGAGCGCGAAGCCGACCTGCTGCCAGTCGGCTACTTCCACGTCGTGTTCACGCTGCCCGCCGAGGTCGCCGTCATCGCGTTCCACAACAAGGCGCTGGTCTATGACCTGCTGTTCAAGGCGGCATCGGAGACGATGCTGGCGATCGCGGCGGATCCCAAGCACCTCGGCGCGCGCATCGGCATCACCGCCGTGCTCCACACATGGGGCTCGGCAATGACGCACCATCCTCATGTCCACATGATCGTGCCGGGCGGCGGCATCACGCCGGACGCGTCACGCTGGATATCGTCGCGGCCGGCCTTCCTTC includes:
- a CDS encoding oxidoreductase, translated to MSKVWLITGSARGLGRDITEAALAAGNSVVATARDVGRLADLESRYPGQLRGFALDVTDATAAQAAVDFALETFGRLDVLVNNAGFGHISPFEQTEEADFRAQIDTNLYGVVNLTRAAIPAMRARRSGHIINISSVGGRVGTAGLSAYQAAKWAVGGFTEVLALELAPFGVKIIAVEPGGMRTDWGATAMANAPALLPDYEPTVGAILGMLKAYAGNAIGDPKKVADVVVDLTKRDSLPAHLILGSDALHVFAQAEAARQQAAKEWAPVSTSIDIEGVDLSFLSRGSQS
- a CDS encoding TetR/AcrR family transcriptional regulator, which produces MARPLSEEKRDAILASAATLVATLGTGAATAKIARDAGLSEGTLFNYFASKDELLNQLYLEIKADLGKALLTAYPSQASLRERCRHVWNNFIDWGAKYQMKRKAMRQLSVSERITEQSRQQGNAGFGDINTMIEESLADGGPKGCSMAFAGGIFEALAETTLEFIARDPRQREQYKEAGFAFFWNGISK
- a CDS encoding AI-2E family transporter, with protein sequence MVANRRNGTASAPQGLDDILAAAAPHPRTSLPNVATTVTTVAALYFGREVFLPIAIALLLTFALAPLVSALKRVGIPRIAAVIACVLGAFAALALFSFIVATQVSELAQNIPVYQTNILAKIRSLKETGVGGGIITRLSSVVERVGQEINRQDASLPAATPDKPPREPVPVEIVSRERPLEVLQNIVGPLISPLGSAGLIIVVVIFMLLEREDLRDRFIRLVGYGDLHRTTEALRDAGKRVGRYLLMQLVVNIVYAIPITVGLWILGIPNALLWGLLALALRFVPYIGPVIGALLPLFLALAVAPGWSLVLWTAALFVVMELVTGNVVEPWLYGSRTGLSPLAIIVAAIFWTWLWGPLGLVLSTPLTVCLVVLGRHVPQFEFLDVLFGNEPVLEPHARLYQRLLAGDPEEATDHAEEMLEEKYLVEFYDKVAIPALLLGERDRVRGVMGDLQRRQVAASALALVANLEDDAKEEAAEDESPHVAGEAGDHADATDEDEADLPDGTGMSVLCAGGRGELDDAAAAMLAQVLEVQGATAPKAGFADMEPASIRGLALETIDTVVVGFLNRDSVKHARFLVRRLKRAKAALRVGIVFWSEAGNDDKESAAKLAHDINADFVAHGMVDAVTGALSNEPPVALKLVAKRRARRQRAAPRKVAAAAAG
- a CDS encoding VOC family protein; its protein translation is MLNAIHHVALICTDYDRSRRFYIELLGLDLIREVYREERQSWKADLRIGPVQLELFSFPAPAMRPSHPEATGLRHLAFAVANLDPVIMRLEAAGVAVEPIRIDPYTDQRFTFFSDPDGLPLELYEAP
- a CDS encoding dihydrofolate reductase family protein, whose protein sequence is MARLVFGMNQSLDGYVDHTGFAPGPALFRHFIEEAERQAGSVYGRQIYEIMRYWDDDRPEWNADEHAFAAAWRKQPKWVVSRTLKSVGPNARLVEGDLESAIRALKAERDGEIEVAGPGLARSLTDLGLIDEYRIYLHPVVLGGGKPYFAGPRPPLRLTAHDRMGGDVIRLTYVPA
- a CDS encoding tyrosine-type recombinase/integrase; the protein is MATLSTDAPISPLRQRMQHDMLMRGLGSHTQQDYVRHVRRFAVFLGRSPDTATAEDIRRFQLHQHESGVGPATINGAVSALRFLFLVTLKRRDLARALVIMRYQRKLPDVLSVEEAARLLEAAPGIKYKAALGVAYGAGLRVSEVAHLKVDDIDSTRMLIRVEQGKGRRDRNAMLSPQLLELLRLWWREGRRRGVMLPHGWLLPGRSCTAPISSRQLHRAVQEAAEVAGIRKRVSPHTLRHSFATHLLEQDVDIRVIQVLLGHSKLDTTALYTKVSTRTIHAVAGPLDRLMALMEHKTPPG